The DNA region GATCCTTCGAATTTTGCGGAAATGTTAGATGAGGTTCAACCAGCTATTTCACTAgagaaaatgaatttttaactCGAGAGGTTATAGAACAGGAGATTAAACAAGCGTTATTCATTATGCATCCGGATAAGGCCTCTGGACCGGATGGGATGACTGCCTTTTTTTACCAGAAAGCATGGGCTACGGTTAAAGCAGATCTAGTGCTTTTGGTCAATTCCTTCTTGCGGAATGGAGATTTTGATAAAAGGCTCAATGTGACAAATATCTGTCTTATTCCAAAGGTGGATAAGCCAACAAGGATGACGGAGTTACGCCCCATTAGCCTATGCAACGttggttataaaattatatctaCGGTCTTGTGCGAGCGACTCCGCACTATTTTACCATCTCTCGTATGGGAAACTCAATTTGCATTTGTTGAGGGTCGTTTAATTTCAGACAATATTTTGATCGCTCAGGAAGTGTTCCACAGTTTACGAACCAACCCCTCTTGTAAGGGGAAGTTCATGGCTATAAAAACTgatatgagtaaggcctatGACCGGGTAGAGTGGTCTTTTGTCGAGCACTTGCTCAGGCAGTTCGGGTTTTGTGAGAGGTGGATATCCTGGATTATGTGTTGTGTTAAATCGGTTCAATACAAGGTCTTACTTAATGGGCAGGCATATGGGTCAAATATTCCTTGTCGGGGCTAACGTCAGGGGGACCCTTTATCGCcttatctttttattctttgcacAGAGGTACTTATTGCACATTTTCGGAAAGCAGAACGGCTGAAACTTCTTACTGGAATCAAGGTTTTGACTGCTAGTCCCGCCATTTCCCATCTCTTATTTGTGGATGACAGTCTCTTTTTCTGCCGGGCCACGAAGGAGCAATGTGAAGTGGTGTTGGATATCCTTAAGAAATATGAATGGGTTTATGGCcaacaaatcaattttcaaaaattctcGTTCCAGTTTGGACACACGGTGGATTCTAACCTCAGGGAAGAATTAAAAGGAGTTCTGGGGATCACAAATTTGGGTGGTATGGGATCTTACTTAGGTATCCCGGAAAGCCTGGGTGGGGCTAAGACGAAAATATTTTCGTTTGTTCAGGACAAATTGCAAGCACGGGCAAGTGGGTGGCCGGCTAGGCTTTTATCAAAAGGGGGTAAGGAGGTGATGATCAAGTATGTTGCTACGGCTGTCCCTACTTTTGTGATGTCGTGTTTCAGACTACCTAAGACGGTTACGAGGAAGTTGACTAGtgcaatttctaatttttggtggagttcatCTGGACAATCACGAGGACTACACTGGGTGGCGTGGGATAAACCATGTAATGGTAAAGATGCAGGGGGTTTAGGTTTCCGGTGCTTGGATGATTATAACACCGCTCTGCTAGCAAAGCAGCTCCGGTGTTTGATCACAGTACCAGAGTCATTTTTTGCACGATTTTTTAAAGGACGATACTATCGGCTCTCTGATCctttggatccaattaaatcttacTCGTCGTCTTATGGGTGGCGAagtttctgctcgctctctggttaacaaaggactcattaaacgAGTAGGATCTGGTGCTTCCATTTCTGTATGGACTGACCCATGGATccctgctcaatccccgagaccagcaatGAGCACAAGATCGCCTTCTGATCCTCTGCTCCGAGTTACAAATCTTATTGACAGGAGTTCTAATTCCTGGGATATGGCTCAGCTTACAACTACTTTTGTACCGGAAGATGTTGCTATAATTTTTGCCTTACCATTGCGACAACCGGATAAACTGGATTTGCTGGGatggcattttactaagtcTGCTAAATATTCGGTAAAATCAGGGTACCACTCTCTTCGCTCACATCTGCTGGTTCCCGCTGAGCCGAAAGTACTTGGGCCGGACATAGTACCTCTTCAGGCCTTTGTGTTGAAAATTCGGTGTCCACCGAAACTCCGTcactttatgtggcaagttCTTTCGAGTTGTGTGGCAGTTACATCTAATCTACGGAAACGTGGTATGAGCTGTGATGCTacgtgtggcctttgtggtttTCAGGAGGAAACTATTAATCATACCCTCTTTGAATGTCCACCAGCTAGACAGGTTTAGGCTTTGTCACAGTTCCCGACAGCCTTGGGTGTTTTCCCATCGGAATCAGTTTTCACAAACATGGATTTTCTCTTTTGGCGGTTTACAACTATTCCAACACAGGAATTTTTTCCCTGGATTTTGTGTACATCTGGAAAGCGCGTAATGATAAACTCTTCAGTAATCTGGATTCCAACCCTCTTGCGATCCTGCGGTTAGCGGAGGATGAGGCCAAAGGGTAGGCTCTGGCTCAAACAGAGGATATGGCATAAACATCGGATATTAATGTTGAGGTTGTTACCCGGGGAAGTAGGGGCTTATGAATTCCTAGTTCTTTGTcgagttatatttgttttgtagatagTTTTTGGAAAGTAACGGATCGCTATGCGGGTAGAGGGTGGTTCTGTACGTCGCCATGGGGTGACACCCCTACTATGGGAGCTGCCAACCTTCGCCGTAGTCTCTCCCCTCTTCATGCTGAGATTGAAGCCCTTGTCTGGGCTATGCGTTGTATGATTGGGACGGATAACCAATCTGTCGTTTTCCNgagagttttcttctttccgAATTTGGGAATCAGCTCTCTGTTTTCGCTTAATTGTGATTTGAGAAAGTTGTGAATTGGTTTTTGTTTAGGTAAGATATTTCCAGTTGTGAAGAATCAACATCTTTTGCTCTGTACTCTTTTGATCGGAAACTCTATGGCTATGGAGGTAAATAATAGATTCCATCCATGGAGAGACTTGTTtgtatatatgatgatgatgatgatgatgatgatctctgttttatgtttttatttgtagGCTCTGCCgatatttttggataaaattgtGCCTCCATGGATTGCTATTCTTCTATCAGTGACTCTTATACTCGTGTTTGGAGNTTCCTAGTTCTTTGTcgagttatatttgttttgtagatagTTTTTGGAAAGTAACGGATCGCTATGCGGGTAGAGGGTGGTTCTGTACGTCGCCATGGGGTGACACCCCTACTATGGGAGCTGCCAACCTTCGCCGTAGTCTCTCCCCTCTTCATGCTGAGATTGAAGCCCTTGTCTGGGCTATGCGTTGTATGATTGGGACGGATAACCAATCTGTCGTTTTCCTTACCGATTGCtctgacttagtgaagatggtgtatTCGCCTTCTGAGTGGCCAGCCTTTACACCTAACTTGGAGGACATCCAGGCAGACGAAGAGGAGTTTACTTCCTTTTCATTAGCCTACGTCCCATGTTCTCAGAATAGCAAAGCGGATAATTTGGCGCGACGTATTCGCACAGTTTCGCATTTGACTACATTTGTTAACAATGTACCTTcgtattggcttgtttgagtcaatcttgttttttttatcgtaattttttttttttttttttttNTCTTATACTCGTGTTTGGAGAGGTTTCCACATCTGTTTTTTTATCTATGTTTCGTTTCGATATAAGTAAATTTGTCATTTGTACAATTTTGTGATCATAGTTGAGTATCTGTAGATCATGCCACAAGCAGTTTGCACTCGATATGGACTCAAGGTTGGAGCGATAATGGCTCCTTTTGTCCGTGTTCTGCTTATATTGTTCTTCCCCATTTCATATCCAATCAGCAAGGTTAGATATAGCCACTGGACTTCAGGTTATTCATTCAAATGTTTCTCAGTTCTGATGAAGATTGTTGCTTTAGGTTCTTGATTGGATGTTGGGTAAGGGACATGGTGTTCTTTTACGTAGAGCAGAGTTGAAGACGTTTGTGACTTTCCATGGAAATGAGGTATGCAGCTAACTTAGGTATATTGTCAATGACTCAATAGTTTTAGGAATGTGGATGAACCGTGGTGTATCCTAAAGCCAACCTTCCTGACTTACTGACTTTTGTACGTAATTCTTGTTTTATTAGGCTGGGAAAGGTGGAGATCTAACAAACGATGAGACTTCTATCATCACAGGTGCACTTGAATTAACTGAAAAGACGGCAAAAGATGCAATGACTCCCATTTCAAATGCTTTTTCCCTTGATCTTGATACCAATCTTAATTTGTGGGTTTTCGTTTCTTCTGTTTCCTTTTATCTTCTCTTCTAGATATACGCTTGCATATTTTGGACTTATAATTTGCTGTCATTTACAATACAGGGAAACCTTGAATACAATAATGTCAGTTGGTCATAGCAGAGTTCCAGTTTACTTCAGAAACCCCACACATATAATTGGGCTCATTCTGGTAAAGTATCTTTCGTAGTTTCACTTCATTATTTTTGCATAGTTGATGTTTCTGTCTGTTGAATACTCCAAGTAAACTTTATTGTCGAGCTTGAACTTAACTATTTAAGACAATGCGTAATCTATTTGACGATAGAGGAGTTTCCAGAAAGACTATCTTGTAAATATCAAATCATGCATTTACATCATAACTGGTTTCTCTTTACAATGATAAAGAGTAGTTACATATGAAGAGTGTGAACTTCTCCTTTTACAGCATGTAATGTCTCGTTATGCTGGTACAGGTTAAAAATCTCTTGGCAGTTGATGCTAGAAAAGAAGTTCCTCTGAGAAAAATGTCCATGAGGAAAATTCCGCGGTAAATGACGCTCTctaatgtttgatttttcttgacATTGTTTACGTCCAGGAT from Camelina sativa cultivar DH55 chromosome 3, Cs, whole genome shotgun sequence includes:
- the LOC104779176 gene encoding uncharacterized protein LOC104779176 produces the protein MHPDKASGPDGMTAFFYQKAWATVKADLVLLVNSFLRNGDFDKRLNVTNICLIPKVDKPTRMTELRPISLCNVEVLIAHFRKAERLKLLTGIKVLTASPAISHLLFVDDSLFFCRATKEQCEVVLDILKKYEWVYGQQINFQKFSFQFGHTVDSNLREELKGVLGITNLGGMGSYLGIPESLGGAKTKIFSFVQDKLQARASGWPARLLSKGGKEVMIKYVATAVPTFVMSCFRLPKTVTRKLTSAISNFWWSSSGQSRGLHWVAWDKPCNGKDAGGLGFRCLDDYNTALLAKQLRCLITVPESFFARFFKGRYYRLSDPLDPIKSYSSSYGWRSFCSLSG